GACTCTGTATCGAAAGCAAATTTCTCAGCATCTCTGTAGAAAGCATTTCTAGTTTCGTCTCCTACATATAGTTCTCTAGCCACTTTAGCTACTTTATACTCTTCATTGGTTTTAACACCGGTTACATCGATGATGTGGTATCCAAACTGAGTTTCTACTAGATTAGGTAATAAACCTTCTTTTGTAGCATCGAAAACTGCTTTTTCGAATTCTGGAACCATTCTTCCAGACCCGAACCATCCAAGATCACCTCCTTTAGAAGCAGTACCATCTGTTCCATGCAGTCTTGCCATTTCAGCAAAATCAGCACCGTTTTTGATTTGTCTTAAGACCTTATTAGCCTCTTCTTTATCCTCTAACTTGAATAGAATGTGGCTAGCTCTAGCAGTGAAGTCATCTCCTTCTGTCAGGGCTGACAACTTATAAAGAACAAAGCTACCATTCTCTACCAATGGTCCTACTACATCACCGATTGCTGCATCCTGAACAGCGCTTGGCAATTGATCTGCCGAATACGCTTTGAAAGCATCCGTAGCGTCAGAGTTGATAGATGCAAACAAAGAATCATCCTCAGCGGCAGCAAACTGGCTCACCAATTCTTGAATTTCTTCTTTTACCACTGCCGTATCGGTAGCAGATGGAACCACGTCTATTACAACGAATTTCAATGATTTAGAAGCCTCTCCCTTGTATTCATCTTTATGTGCAGCGAAATATGCTTTCAAGTCAGCATCAGAAACTTCAATCGCCGTATCAGATACTGAAAAGTAAGGCACATAGATGTAATTTACTTCTGCTGTATTGTTAGATGACTTATACTCAAACTTAGCCTCAGCTTCTGTTGCATAGTTAGTCTTTATGATCAAATTGTTGTACTTCGTACGCTGACGAGTGGGTGCCAAACTATTTTCGAAGTTGTACCATGCTGCACGCTGCTGCGGTGCTTGCTCTGGAAGTGTTCTCAAGTACTCAATTACTCTTTCCTTTTCGAAAACGCCAGTCTCAGGATTCGTAAATGCCTGTCTGATCTGTGGGCTGATGTTGTCTCCCTGAACCATGTCTACAATCTCTTCAGCAGAGATATCCAATCCTAACTGATTGTATTGTGCTTCGAAGGCATACTCACTGATCAACGCATCCCAGGTTTGGTTGCGGATGAACTCCTGCTCAGAAGCTGAAGGACTTCTTCCCTGATTCATTTGGAAATTGTAAGTCATCTCCTCCTGCTTGTCCAAGAAGTCCTGATAAGAAATAGTCTGTCCGGCTATCTCGCCTATATTGGCAGCTCCACCAAATAATCGAGAATTAGGTCCCAATAAATCCGCTCCAATGAAAGCGACAATAGAAAACCCAATAAGGCCTACGACTATTTTCCCCCCTTTATTCCTTAATGTATTAATTAATGCCATGTCTATTTATGTTAAAAAAGATGCGCAAAATAAGAAAGCCTCCTGTTAATATCAAAATTTTCCTGCGCTTAGTTAAATCCTTGTATTTGAGGCTATTCTTGATCTAAAATTCTTAATTTGATTTTTTCGATTCGAGCTTCTTCCATGAGTAAAATTTCGAAGCTATATCCCGGTAATTCAATCACATCTCCGGGTTCAGGTAAGTTCTCATTGATAGACAAAATCAGTCCTCCTAGTGTATCATAGTCACCTGTCGGCAGGTTAAAACCATGAGTATCATTAAGATAATCTACTTCTTGTCGGGCACTGAATTCATATTCCTTATCATTGAGTTTTAGCTCGAGCAAATCTTCTTCATCGTGCTCATCACGAATTTCACCAAAAATCTCCTCGATAATATCTTCCAAACTAACGATCCCTGACGTACCACCATACTCGTCGACCACCAAAGCTAAACTTTTGTGTTCAGTAATCAATTGAATCATCAATTCATTTGCTGGCATGGTTTCAGGTACTATAATGATCTTAGTAAGAATTTCAGGAATATCCTGTGGCTTTTTGAACAAAGCCAGCGAATGGCAATAACCAATCACATCATCAATAGATTCATCATACACCAGGATCTTCGAAAGCCCCGTTTCGATGAACATTTCTTTTAACTCCTCTATCGTATCACTGACATCTACAGCTTTGATCTCGGTACGAGGAATCATGCACTCCCTCACCTTAACGGTTTTAAAATCCAGGGCATTGTTGAAAAAACGTGCATCGACATCCTGATCATTTTCCTCCGTATCATCCTCCATAATATTTCGGATATAGTTGTTCAGGTCTGTCAAACCATATACGGGTCGATCATCCGAATATTCCAACCTCAGAACTCTGGTTAACAAAAACTTGCTACCAGCCACAACCATAAAGACCACCGGACTGAGCAAGTAGTAAATGATCAAAATAGGTACGGATAGAACCGAAAGAAAACGGTAAGGATTGGTTAGGAAAATACTCTTGGGTACATACTCAGCGGTAAAGAGAACGATGATCGTAGAGATTACAGTCTGTGACAGCAAAATCACCAAATCGTTGTTGAAAGGTTCGGGCAGCACTCTCGCCAACCAGGGATCCAGAAGCATCGCCATAAATATACCATAGACTACAAGCGTCAGGTTATTACCAATCAATGTGGTAGCAATGAAATTGGAAGGATTGTTCGAAAACTTGTGTAGAATCCTTGCTGACAACCCACCCTGCTTTTCCTGCAATGCTATATGAAGCTTATCGGTTGTGATAAATGCTATTTCGATACCAGAAAACAGCGCAGAGAAGAAAATTGATGTCAGGATGGCCCCTGTCAGGAATGTATCCATATATGATTAGATGTGAACTACTTTGGGTTCTTCTTTAATTTGTATAAAAGTAAAAGACCTATGCTTAACATAAAAATCCAATAGGACTGCATAGCACCATAAAGCATGGTTTGGTGAATGCCAATCAGAAAAAATCCAGCCGCTAATGTAAATATCACTATTTGAAAAACCGATCCACCCATACTATTCTGACTTTTCTATTTCTGCTTCTTCCTCTAGCAACTCATAATCTGTAGTATCTTCCTCGAAAACCAAATCATCGTCAAATCCACCAGAGTTACTTTTAGCTTCGTTAGTTGGCGCCAGATTCATGACACCAGTTGGTTTCAGGATCGTGTATTCATCAAAGTCCTCGCTGGCTTCCAGACCTTCTCCCTTGAGTACCTCCCCTCCGGATCGGATGGTCACAAACTTATCCGTATGAATTCTTTCTTCTTTCGGTACCCAATTGAGCAGCTCGGTATGCAAATCATCACCCTTGGCCAGACTTACCATTTGGACATCTCCCTCGGCCTTATAATAATCTTCCTCAGAAAAATAGTAACCCGTATTCGCTCGCAGGGTGGAAGCCAGACGTCCAGCATTATCATAAAATTCCAGATAAATCCCTTCAGGAAAATCTCGATCCTCATTTTCGTAGACCAACTGCTTGGCAGCCACCAGACGGATCTTAGCGACAGCTGAATCAGATACCATCACATCTATGCTATCCATTGATACAGAAGGCCCCTCATAGCGCTCTTGATCCAGTACGGCCTTTTTGTCCTCACAGGCTAACAGACCTAATAATATGAATAAGGGAAAAAGATGTTTCATTCTAATGAACCAATCAAATTTTCAGTTGAAATGCTTTGTCATAAAAAAAGCACCTTCTCGCAAAAGTAAGGTGCTTTTTTTGATTTCTTATATAGAGATATTAGTTCGGTCTTCTTTCTAGAACAACCGTTTCGTTGATCCAACATCCCAGAGTCATAGACTGACCTTCAGTCAATCCAAGTTCGAAAATTTCTCCTATAGAAGGAAATTGTTCTTTGGCCTTTGCCATCAATTCAGAATTTCCTGCTTTCGCATACTGGTTGTAAGCTGCGATGAAAACCAATCTGTCATCTACCTTGCTCACACCCTCTCTACAATCATTGTAGCTCTGGAAATAAAGATTACCAATTAAAGTATATGCTTCCTTAGCAGATGGATCATTGGCCAATGCCATTCTCGCAGCGCTTCTAGCTGATGGCTTCATGCCTTTACTAGCATACATCTGAGCCTTGTTCATATAGATCTCTGCTTTCTTCAAATTATCATCTGACATATCGATCGCAGCATCATAGTATTTAGTTGCCTTATCCATATCTCCAGCAGCGGCGAATTTAATCCCCAATACTTTTGCCATACCGTAAGATGGATCAGTCGTGTAAACCAACTCACCTGCCTCGGCAAATGCTGGGCTATCAGTGCATTTTGCAGATAACATCAATTGGAAAACTTTCTTAGCCATTTTCACATCCTGTGTTTCTCTCATTTTAGGAACCAATTTTCCTTCGATGAACTCACAGTTGACATCTACCGTGGCAGTCAAAAGTTTATCAACATTCTCTTGATACTTTTCATATTTATCATTGCCTGACTTGGCTTGCTTCTCAGCGATGATATCTGAGACCATTCCATATATCTCAATCACCTCCTCATCAGTGATTGCTCCACCAGTCAATTTATATCTTCTCACTACATCCATGTAGCCAACCAAGTTGTTGTTAAGAACTTCAGTACCATTTAGTTCAAATACTTTTTTGAACAAATCCATCATTTCTTGATACTTGGCTTTGTTTCCTTTATAGTATTTGTAAGCACTAAAGGCCTTTCTATTCAATACATTGGCTTCATCACCAAAATACTTGATTCGGTCATCGTACATCTTCATGGCCATCTCTTGATACTCAAGCTGCTTGGCAGCATCTTTCTCTTCATCAGCCAATCCTTCATATATCTTGATACCATTAATATAAAGCGACTCGTTAAGGTCAGGGCAATTCTCTAGTAACCACTTGTGAGGCTCTACTGCTGTTGCATATTGCTCACTTTTAACAGCATCTACATAGAGTGCGTTTTTCTCTTTTGCTTTATCTACATCTTCTGGCCAGTTCCATCCTGGCTGAGCGATTGCTGCTGCATTCAAACCAACAACTAACCCTATCAATAGTAGCTTTTTCATTTTATCCAATTTATGTTTTGATAGTTAAGTGCTAAAAAAAGCGAAAAATTATGATGAACAATTCACTTTCTCAACTATTAGACTATTAATTATACTTTCTTCTGATAAACCAGCGGTCATTCAGCGTAACACCTAAGGTAAATTTGATGTAATTTTCTTTAACCAATCCATCGTCCTTAGTACCTCGCTGCCCGTATTTAAATGTCATATTCAAAGCCGAAACAGTCTTAACAGGTAATGACCATCCAAAATTGATGCCAATATCATCGATATTGGTATTTCCCGTCACATAAGGCAGCTGCTGATAACTCACACCCACACGGTATCTGACACGACTCAAATAACTGTCCACGTCATTATATTTAGGGATTATCTCTATTCCTAACCCTGCAGATAAAGTCCTTCTAAAACCCAATGCACTGTTATCCGAAAAGGCCGCATCATCTTGCCAGTCTGCAATAGTTACATCCAATCCAACAATCAAACGATTTTCGTATTCATACGAAATACCTAATCCTAATTCAGTTGGAAGCCCAAAACTGCTATCATAACTTCCATTCACTAAAGTATCACCCGGCAAATCTCGATCTCCTATGAAGGTAACTTGTCTCGTCAATCTTTCTCCTTTCAAATCTTGACCTAAATCGTAGGTTGCACCCACAGAAATATTTTTCTTCTCACCTATTTCAAATCGATAGGCTGCACCAAATCCCAAAGTGAATCCTTTATAATTTGTTTTTTGCATGATCCCAGAAGGAACCTGAGAGGTCACATCATCTCCTGTCAAGGTGATTCTATTTTCATCTTCTATAAAACCAAAAAGAAATGACCCTCTCACTCCAAAGGATAAGTTTTTATAGGCCCTAATTCCATTGGACCAGTATACTTCTGTAAGCCCTCCTTCTCCTGTACGTTCAACCAATGCTGTAACCTGATCATTGCCTTCCACCGATGCTTCAGAAAGAAAATTGTAGTTAACTGCACTATATGGGCGAACCCCAATGTTAGTGGTCATCCTATTATATATAATGGGAA
This is a stretch of genomic DNA from Reichenbachiella ulvae. It encodes these proteins:
- a CDS encoding hemolysin family protein; the protein is MDTFLTGAILTSIFFSALFSGIEIAFITTDKLHIALQEKQGGLSARILHKFSNNPSNFIATTLIGNNLTLVVYGIFMAMLLDPWLARVLPEPFNNDLVILLSQTVISTIIVLFTAEYVPKSIFLTNPYRFLSVLSVPILIIYYLLSPVVFMVVAGSKFLLTRVLRLEYSDDRPVYGLTDLNNYIRNIMEDDTEENDQDVDARFFNNALDFKTVKVRECMIPRTEIKAVDVSDTIEELKEMFIETGLSKILVYDESIDDVIGYCHSLALFKKPQDIPEILTKIIIVPETMPANELMIQLITEHKSLALVVDEYGGTSGIVSLEDIIEEIFGEIRDEHDEEDLLELKLNDKEYEFSARQEVDYLNDTHGFNLPTGDYDTLGGLILSINENLPEPGDVIELPGYSFEILLMEEARIEKIKLRILDQE
- a CDS encoding peptidylprolyl isomerase, which encodes MALINTLRNKGGKIVVGLIGFSIVAFIGADLLGPNSRLFGGAANIGEIAGQTISYQDFLDKQEEMTYNFQMNQGRSPSASEQEFIRNQTWDALISEYAFEAQYNQLGLDISAEEIVDMVQGDNISPQIRQAFTNPETGVFEKERVIEYLRTLPEQAPQQRAAWYNFENSLAPTRQRTKYNNLIIKTNYATEAEAKFEYKSSNNTAEVNYIYVPYFSVSDTAIEVSDADLKAYFAAHKDEYKGEASKSLKFVVIDVVPSATDTAVVKEEIQELVSQFAAAEDDSLFASINSDATDAFKAYSADQLPSAVQDAAIGDVVGPLVENGSFVLYKLSALTEGDDFTARASHILFKLEDKEEANKVLRQIKNGADFAEMARLHGTDGTASKGGDLGWFGSGRMVPEFEKAVFDATKEGLLPNLVETQFGYHIIDVTGVKTNEEYKVAKVARELYVGDETRNAFYRDAEKFAFDTESSSEFQANAEAAGLAVKSASNLGPNAKRIPGINEARNIVYWAYNKASVGDVSEVFEIEDQYVVATLVSEQEEGEATLASVEVEVRKQVENEKKAAIITEKLNSIEEENLATKLISYDGNGAKYYSMTDLKMSSNSLKSVGLAPKAVGLAFAMEPGEITEPFAIDNGVIQMELVNKAEAPEVSDYEVYRNQVTSKKQSRLAYSIDEAVRELAEIEDERYKFF
- the lptC gene encoding LPS export ABC transporter periplasmic protein LptC, which encodes MKHLFPLFILLGLLACEDKKAVLDQERYEGPSVSMDSIDVMVSDSAVAKIRLVAAKQLVYENEDRDFPEGIYLEFYDNAGRLASTLRANTGYYFSEEDYYKAEGDVQMVSLAKGDDLHTELLNWVPKEERIHTDKFVTIRSGGEVLKGEGLEASEDFDEYTILKPTGVMNLAPTNEAKSNSGGFDDDLVFEEDTTDYELLEEEAEIEKSE
- a CDS encoding tetratricopeptide repeat protein — its product is MKKLLLIGLVVGLNAAAIAQPGWNWPEDVDKAKEKNALYVDAVKSEQYATAVEPHKWLLENCPDLNESLYINGIKIYEGLADEEKDAAKQLEYQEMAMKMYDDRIKYFGDEANVLNRKAFSAYKYYKGNKAKYQEMMDLFKKVFELNGTEVLNNNLVGYMDVVRRYKLTGGAITDEEVIEIYGMVSDIIAEKQAKSGNDKYEKYQENVDKLLTATVDVNCEFIEGKLVPKMRETQDVKMAKKVFQLMLSAKCTDSPAFAEAGELVYTTDPSYGMAKVLGIKFAAAGDMDKATKYYDAAIDMSDDNLKKAEIYMNKAQMYASKGMKPSARSAARMALANDPSAKEAYTLIGNLYFQSYNDCREGVSKVDDRLVFIAAYNQYAKAGNSELMAKAKEQFPSIGEIFELGLTEGQSMTLGCWINETVVLERRPN